From a region of the Cenarchaeum symbiont of Oopsacas minuta genome:
- a CDS encoding PAC2 domain containing protein, whose translation MTTENFPTAEIVEMNGTILKEPIIFAGFVGAGLVGPLSIGHIIEELHMKKVAYIRSRHMPPSTVFTSGMLRYPFRIYASDDGKSCCIICEVTLKMEGIYDIIGSILEWVKKINARELVILDGVVGEHDGKTYYAAEQDRNKEMEKNDISIITQGFITGVPGGILGECLMYKVQGSVLLAKAEKKKPDPVAAALLLESVNRLYGINVDAKKMLKNKERIGSDFSDMSKKYTEHSEKYSGMYM comes from the coding sequence GTGACCACTGAAAATTTTCCCACAGCAGAGATCGTAGAGATGAATGGTACAATACTCAAAGAACCGATAATATTTGCAGGTTTTGTTGGTGCTGGTCTAGTAGGTCCACTATCTATAGGGCATATAATAGAAGAGTTGCACATGAAAAAAGTTGCATATATTCGCTCAAGACACATGCCCCCATCTACTGTATTTACTAGTGGCATGCTACGATATCCATTCCGAATATACGCAAGCGATGATGGGAAATCATGTTGCATAATATGCGAGGTGACTCTAAAGATGGAAGGCATTTATGATATTATAGGATCTATATTAGAATGGGTCAAAAAAATTAATGCTCGCGAGTTGGTCATACTAGATGGTGTTGTAGGAGAACATGATGGAAAGACATACTATGCTGCAGAACAAGATCGCAACAAAGAGATGGAAAAAAATGACATATCTATAATAACCCAAGGTTTTATCACTGGTGTCCCAGGCGGAATACTCGGCGAGTGCCTAATGTACAAAGTACAAGGTAGCGTACTGCTTGCAAAAGCAGAAAAGAAAAAGCCAGATCCAGTAGCCGCAGCCCTATTGCTTGAATCTGTAAACAGATTGTACGGTATAAACGTGGATGCCAAAAAGATGCTCAAAAACAAAGAAAGAATAGGCAGTGACTTTAGTGACATGTCTAAAAAATACACAGAACATAGTGAAAAATACTCTGGCATGTACATGTAA
- a CDS encoding AAA domain containing protein gives MKIERLKLKNYRRYKDVEIEFPNGLIGIVGRNGVGKSTLLEAMGWCLYGGKVRTNQDEIITTGVNDKCSVLLELIINDTPVKIEREVNKDGIVNVRLFLNNSEKSTVTGSTAVGNYVANKLIKMNSRSFFNSIFAKQKELSVFSNMNVGERKTMIEKLLDISMVDKAHTNIRREKKSKSDNLEYILNQMKQVENIDDLNKELDEKILENNQHKKKYDGIREEITITHKSVQNAEIIFKNYKKKYEDNNKQCILFEKNKAKKQALDVRLNEVKESIQTATAAKQELEDLKPSIKKYYIVSNELKKIVHLHAKRMQLDEKIAELNLCVTEIKNTNKILDNLTKKIHEMKNVTLDINSIKNDLRTMKKKHAKQNNELLIIQNVLDTLKSNSKKERKEQKNLLKLGKESTCPTCKRPLTDHYDRVLQNTQKQIEDNEKKRKENENKKITMDRAIKSLNKKIKSHEKTLNDHDAKELKNNTSKTKFNLYKKHIEKLNTKKINLNKKINHHDGMNYSKTTHNLITEKHKILEEKYERSIEIKNESKQIPALMKKQNHCINELKSINIKINKCEQVIKNIDFDQSKYDDITHKQSDLTKKYQKLKQDKISINADMDIDSQSIKFLQEKISNIKKLQEEYSSINKNVNMLTLLENIIKDFRLDLISRIRPSLSHKTSVLLKTMTRGKYSTLELDSEYNIKITDGDQSFGIDRFSGGEIDLANLCLRIAISEELSERAGNSTGGFIALDEIFGSQDSERKINILEQLLVLSNQFNQILIITHIEDVREKLPFVLFIKEGSNGEIFIEKQGEPNFIVHK, from the coding sequence ATGAAAATTGAACGTTTAAAACTTAAAAATTATAGGCGATATAAAGATGTAGAGATCGAATTTCCTAATGGCCTCATTGGAATAGTTGGCAGAAATGGAGTAGGTAAATCAACATTGCTAGAAGCTATGGGATGGTGTCTGTATGGAGGAAAAGTACGCACTAATCAAGATGAAATCATCACTACTGGAGTCAATGATAAATGCTCTGTACTTTTAGAATTAATTATAAATGATACACCAGTAAAAATTGAAAGAGAGGTTAATAAAGACGGAATAGTAAATGTGCGATTATTTCTTAATAATTCGGAGAAATCTACAGTTACTGGTTCTACCGCAGTTGGGAACTATGTTGCGAATAAATTAATTAAAATGAATTCTAGATCATTTTTCAATTCTATATTTGCAAAACAAAAAGAACTAAGTGTATTTTCAAATATGAATGTTGGAGAACGTAAAACTATGATTGAAAAATTACTAGATATAAGTATGGTTGATAAGGCTCATACTAACATACGAAGAGAAAAAAAATCTAAATCTGATAACCTGGAATATATTTTAAATCAAATGAAACAAGTTGAAAATATTGATGACTTGAATAAAGAACTTGATGAAAAAATATTAGAAAATAATCAACACAAGAAAAAATATGATGGAATAAGGGAGGAGATTACTATCACGCATAAATCTGTACAAAATGCTGAGATCATATTCAAAAATTATAAAAAAAAATACGAAGATAATAACAAACAATGCATACTATTTGAAAAAAATAAAGCTAAAAAACAAGCACTTGATGTTAGATTAAATGAGGTTAAAGAAAGTATTCAAACTGCAACAGCAGCAAAACAAGAACTAGAAGATCTTAAACCAAGTATTAAAAAATATTACATTGTTTCAAATGAATTAAAAAAAATAGTTCATCTACATGCAAAACGCATGCAGTTAGATGAAAAAATCGCCGAACTGAACCTATGTGTAACTGAAATTAAAAATACGAATAAAATTCTAGATAATCTCACAAAAAAAATACATGAAATGAAAAATGTGACTCTAGATATAAACTCAATAAAAAATGATTTAAGAACAATGAAAAAAAAGCATGCAAAACAAAATAACGAATTATTGATAATTCAAAATGTGCTTGATACTCTTAAATCCAATAGTAAAAAAGAAAGAAAAGAACAAAAAAATTTGTTAAAACTCGGTAAAGAAAGTACATGTCCTACATGTAAAAGGCCTTTAACTGATCATTATGATCGAGTATTACAAAATACACAAAAACAAATAGAAGATAATGAAAAGAAAAGAAAAGAAAATGAAAATAAAAAAATTACGATGGATCGTGCCATAAAATCTTTAAATAAGAAAATTAAATCGCACGAAAAAACATTGAATGATCATGATGCAAAAGAATTAAAAAATAATACATCAAAAACAAAATTTAATCTGTACAAAAAACATATAGAAAAATTAAACACCAAAAAAATTAATCTGAACAAAAAAATCAATCATCATGATGGTATGAATTATTCAAAAACAACGCATAACCTCATAACGGAAAAACATAAAATCCTCGAAGAAAAATATGAACGTTCAATTGAAATTAAAAATGAATCTAAACAAATTCCTGCATTGATGAAAAAGCAAAATCATTGCATCAATGAATTGAAAAGTATTAATATTAAAATAAATAAATGTGAACAAGTGATTAAAAATATAGATTTTGATCAATCAAAATATGATGATATTACACACAAACAGAGTGACTTGACAAAAAAATATCAAAAATTAAAACAGGATAAAATAAGCATTAACGCAGATATGGATATAGACAGCCAATCAATTAAATTCTTACAAGAAAAAATATCAAATATTAAAAAATTACAGGAAGAATATTCGAGTATAAATAAAAATGTAAATATGTTGACATTATTGGAAAATATTATAAAAGACTTCCGTTTAGATCTTATATCTAGAATTCGGCCTTCACTTTCTCATAAAACAAGTGTGTTATTAAAAACTATGACTCGAGGAAAATATTCAACACTAGAATTAGATTCGGAATATAATATTAAAATTACTGATGGTGATCAGTCATTTGGAATAGATAGATTCTCTGGCGGTGAAATCGATCTAGCAAACCTTTGTCTTCGTATTGCGATATCTGAGGAATTATCTGAAAGAGCAGGAAATTCAACAGGCGGATTCATTGCATTGGATGAGATATTTGGCAGTCAAGATTCTGAAAGAAAAATCAACATACTTGAACAGTTGCTTGTACTTTCGAATCAATTCAATCAAATTTTGATTATAACTCATATTGAAGACGTTAGAGAAAAACTCCCTTTTGTATTATTTATCAAAGAAGGATCCAATGGGGAGATATTTATAGAAAAACAGGGCGAACCTAATTTCATCGTACATAAATAA
- a CDS encoding nucleoside-diphosphate-sugar pyrophosphorylase encodes MKAVILAGGLGTRLQPYTMFVPKPMLPLGDKPLLDHTIRWVKKNGIKSFILCTSYLHRVIEDYFEDGARFGVDIEYSTVDKPLATAGQLKTAENLIDDTFVCMYGDSIFDFSLRNMALRHKKSKAFVTMGLYEYETKLAYGVIETTVGGRVKKWNEKPAIKANINMGCYMMEPDIFEYIPKERSYGMDDVIKKVISSRKKVNSFTIKKGFTDIGDKDSYRQANQMFVKKLGKI; translated from the coding sequence ATGAAGGCAGTAATATTGGCAGGAGGTCTTGGAACTAGACTACAGCCGTATACTATGTTTGTGCCAAAACCCATGCTTCCACTTGGGGATAAACCACTTTTAGATCATACAATCAGGTGGGTCAAGAAAAATGGCATAAAGTCTTTCATCCTATGTACAAGTTATCTTCATAGAGTTATAGAAGATTATTTTGAAGATGGTGCAAGATTTGGTGTCGATATAGAATATTCTACAGTAGACAAACCACTTGCCACTGCTGGACAGCTAAAGACTGCAGAGAATCTCATAGATGATACATTTGTCTGCATGTATGGAGATTCAATCTTTGATTTTTCGCTACGCAATATGGCATTACGACATAAAAAAAGTAAAGCATTTGTCACAATGGGATTATACGAGTATGAAACAAAGCTAGCATATGGCGTTATCGAGACAACGGTTGGTGGCAGAGTGAAAAAATGGAATGAAAAACCGGCAATAAAAGCAAATATCAACATGGGATGCTATATGATGGAACCGGACATCTTTGAGTATATTCCAAAAGAGAGATCATACGGTATGGATGATGTCATAAAAAAAGTAATATCTTCAAGAAAAAAAGTGAATAGTTTTACTATTAAAAAAGGATTCACCGACATTGGAGACAAAGACTCTTACCGTCAAGCTAATCAAATGTTTGTTAAAAAATTAGGAAAGATCTAG
- a CDS encoding phosphoribosylformylglycinamidine cyclo-ligase, with the protein MTLTYKKTGVDISKIKSIHHSIGRIISSTHNKSVKHGFGHYAGIVKALGKNIAVHTDGVGTKVLIAGMMKKYDTIGIDCIAMNVNDIICTGAAPIAFVDYIAANRNDAKIFSQIATGLAKGAKMSGTPIVGGETAIMPDMFAGKGFMFDLAGTIVGTIKDKPLLGDATRRGDVIIGVNSSGLHSNGYTLARKALLKFSLKDKIHKGSTIGDALLKPTRIYTKPTLEALQKCTLHAIGHITGGSFSKLSRLKNLRYDIESLPKTPP; encoded by the coding sequence ATGACTCTAACCTATAAAAAAACTGGCGTAGACATTTCAAAAATAAAATCTATCCACCATAGCATTGGTCGCATAATATCTAGTACGCATAATAAAAGCGTCAAACATGGATTCGGTCATTATGCAGGTATAGTCAAAGCTTTGGGTAAAAATATTGCAGTTCACACAGATGGGGTTGGCACCAAAGTGCTCATCGCTGGCATGATGAAAAAATACGACACTATTGGCATCGACTGCATAGCAATGAACGTGAATGATATTATTTGCACAGGTGCTGCACCAATTGCATTTGTAGATTATATTGCAGCAAATCGCAACGATGCCAAGATATTCTCACAGATTGCCACTGGACTTGCAAAAGGTGCAAAGATGAGCGGTACACCAATAGTTGGTGGTGAGACGGCAATAATGCCAGATATGTTTGCAGGCAAAGGTTTCATGTTTGATCTTGCAGGTACCATAGTTGGAACAATAAAAGATAAACCATTACTTGGCGATGCAACAAGGCGTGGAGATGTTATAATCGGTGTGAATAGCTCTGGTCTACATTCAAACGGATATACACTTGCAAGAAAGGCACTGCTAAAGTTTTCATTAAAGGATAAAATACACAAAGGCTCTACCATTGGAGATGCGCTATTAAAGCCCACACGCATATACACAAAGCCGACTTTGGAAGCTCTGCAAAAATGTACACTACATGCCATAGGACACATTACAGGTGGATCTTTTTCAAAGCTGAGTCGACTAAAAAATCTCCGCTATGATATAGAATCATTACCAAAGACTCCTCCATAA
- a CDS encoding phosphoglycerate mutase, translated as MAVSNTKVHMVYVLLDGVGDLPHPDLKGKTPLQAAFTPNMDIIAKMGCMGEVISVGRGIAPESDIAVFNMLGYKFRHADYVGRGVIEAIGIGTDFMDGDLALRGNFATLDAEGVITDRRAGRDIEERDTAAIARELREGIKFSDKDATVIVSPTIGHRVTVIIKVKGKNLSSNITNTDPAYSRVDGMGVAKAVGDFLRIDKCLPLDNTINAILAAKLVNEFTKQSIEILAKSATNKARKDNGKKQIGCVLLRDAGNKYPNVVSINEKYSMNFSCIVDMPVEIGISKVLEMKAYNAGGLTDYEEKARVAANAMQTQNAIYVHIKGPDEFGHDGDAIGKMHNIEEIDKRFFGTLLEKIDTKKTAIVISADHSTPCINKGHSDDPVPVIISGCRIKPDGSERVTEEFAKKGRLGLLQGSNVVSKTLDEIR; from the coding sequence ATGGCAGTAAGCAACACTAAAGTTCACATGGTATACGTTTTGCTAGATGGAGTAGGGGATCTACCACATCCAGATCTAAAAGGCAAAACACCACTACAGGCTGCATTCACACCAAACATGGACATTATTGCAAAGATGGGTTGTATGGGAGAGGTCATCTCCGTAGGACGAGGGATTGCTCCAGAATCAGACATTGCTGTCTTTAATATGCTAGGCTACAAATTTCGTCATGCAGACTATGTTGGACGAGGTGTCATAGAAGCAATTGGAATTGGAACTGATTTCATGGATGGAGATTTGGCGTTACGTGGTAATTTTGCCACACTAGATGCAGAGGGTGTAATTACAGATCGTAGAGCTGGAAGAGATATAGAAGAGAGAGACACTGCTGCAATAGCTAGAGAGCTCAGAGAAGGGATAAAATTTTCAGATAAAGATGCAACAGTAATAGTCTCCCCCACAATTGGTCATAGAGTTACTGTAATAATCAAAGTCAAAGGTAAGAACCTCTCTTCAAATATAACCAATACAGATCCAGCATATTCTAGAGTAGACGGTATGGGAGTAGCAAAGGCAGTTGGTGATTTTTTACGCATAGACAAATGTCTTCCACTTGACAATACAATAAATGCAATACTTGCTGCAAAACTTGTAAACGAATTCACCAAACAGTCAATTGAGATACTAGCAAAGAGTGCCACAAATAAAGCTCGCAAAGACAATGGTAAGAAACAGATTGGCTGTGTACTGTTGCGTGATGCTGGAAATAAATATCCAAATGTTGTTTCAATAAACGAAAAATACTCTATGAATTTTTCTTGTATAGTAGATATGCCAGTAGAGATCGGAATATCAAAAGTTTTAGAGATGAAGGCATACAATGCAGGAGGTTTAACAGACTATGAAGAAAAAGCCAGAGTTGCAGCAAACGCCATGCAGACGCAGAATGCAATATACGTACATATCAAAGGTCCAGACGAATTTGGTCACGATGGTGATGCAATTGGAAAGATGCACAATATAGAAGAGATCGACAAGAGATTTTTTGGAACTTTGCTTGAAAAAATAGACACTAAAAAGACAGCCATAGTAATATCTGCAGATCACTCTACACCGTGTATAAACAAAGGACACAGTGATGACCCAGTTCCAGTCATAATATCAGGATGCAGGATAAAACCAGACGGCTCTGAACGCGTTACAGAAGAATTTGCCAAAAAAGGTAGGCTCGGATTGTTACAAGGCTCCAACGTTGTCAGCAAGACTCTTGATGAGATTAGATAA
- a CDS encoding ribosomal protein S27a: MGKKGSSPKVSGYYKIDGEKITRDRKNCSRCGKGVFMSAHKDRRSCGKCGLTEFIQ, encoded by the coding sequence ATGGGTAAAAAAGGTTCTAGTCCAAAAGTATCAGGATATTACAAAATCGATGGTGAAAAGATAACTCGCGATAGAAAAAATTGTTCTAGATGTGGCAAGGGAGTATTCATGTCAGCTCATAAAGATAGACGTTCTTGTGGCAAATGTGGTCTAACAGAGTTTATTCAATAA
- a CDS encoding DNA repair exonuclease: protein MKVIHFSDTHLGYREYHAYDPKQSINQREIDTYQVFNEVIDYIIKIKPDLVIHAGDLFDSQRPGNRAISTAMFGLSKISKAQIPIVIVAGNHSTPRDRSEPSILNILKYLPNVYPIYNGKYEKISIGECMIHGIPHMYSSEDLQNALKNLLPDKSYKYNIFVTHAAIRGIDNIASKEFKEQIIPKSFLSKTFDYIALGHYHKFIKIQENAYYSGSPEKFSFNEESYENGFLEIELNEFALKHKSTHNRLMETITIECENLESKNIINVLKEKTNDIENKIIKIQFNKIKKHVWFELDQHAMKNIMSNTLHYEYDPIIIDKNDDKIEMVTTIGDIKNEYEAYIKKQDMQERDKKNMLTLGKKYLDEANVSHHEN, encoded by the coding sequence ATGAAAGTGATACACTTTTCGGATACTCATTTAGGATATCGCGAATATCATGCATATGATCCAAAACAGAGTATTAATCAAAGAGAAATTGATACATACCAGGTTTTTAATGAAGTAATTGATTATATAATAAAGATCAAACCAGATTTAGTAATCCACGCAGGCGATCTTTTTGATAGTCAAAGACCAGGAAATAGAGCTATATCTACAGCAATGTTTGGATTATCAAAAATTAGTAAAGCACAGATACCAATAGTAATTGTAGCTGGTAATCATTCTACGCCTAGGGATAGATCTGAACCATCAATACTAAATATTCTAAAATATCTTCCAAACGTTTATCCAATATATAATGGTAAATATGAAAAAATCTCAATTGGAGAATGTATGATTCATGGAATACCACATATGTATTCTAGTGAAGATTTACAGAATGCATTAAAAAATCTTTTACCAGATAAATCATACAAGTATAATATTTTTGTAACACATGCAGCCATAAGAGGAATAGATAATATAGCATCAAAAGAATTCAAGGAGCAAATTATACCTAAATCATTTTTAAGTAAAACGTTTGACTATATCGCATTAGGACACTATCATAAATTTATCAAAATTCAAGAAAATGCATATTATTCTGGATCCCCTGAAAAATTTAGTTTCAATGAAGAGTCTTATGAAAATGGCTTTTTGGAAATAGAGTTAAATGAATTTGCATTAAAACATAAATCCACTCATAATCGTCTCATGGAGACAATCACAATTGAATGTGAAAACTTGGAATCAAAAAATATTATAAATGTTTTAAAAGAAAAAACGAATGATATAGAAAATAAAATAATAAAAATACAATTCAATAAAATAAAAAAACATGTATGGTTTGAGTTAGATCAACATGCAATGAAAAATATAATGTCTAACACTCTTCACTATGAGTACGATCCTATAATTATAGATAAAAATGATGACAAAATTGAAATGGTTACTACAATTGGAGACATCAAAAATGAATATGAAGCATATATAAAAAAACAAGATATGCAAGAACGTGATAAAAAGAATATGTTAACCTTGGGTAAAAAATATCTTGATGAAGCGAATGTGAGTCACCATGAAAATTGA
- a CDS encoding galactose-1-phosphate uridylyltransferase has product MIVKDKSDIVTDPKKSPLAPGNETMTNLSILSLVEKDGMLQRMQDNEDEFVKNWSIRVFESKNPIVTLDAGNEYADGTCPSEPSYGHHYVVVASPKASDNFSNITVDQWSNVLVVIQDRLRWLYTQKGVTYVLIYANQGTDAGSIYPHPYLNMMTLSTIPPVIEREIVASARILNEKGFCPMCKIIESESSSPRQVLQTEGFISICPWESAHPYELWVCPKRHETNFAKISQKEINDLALMMRSTLGGLSKTIKNPAYNIVFHLSPEKKHSKQIHWHIEIYPVLAPASGLERGYGIYINDVSPEDAAKKLGATSRKELAVLVGIE; this is encoded by the coding sequence ATGATTGTAAAAGATAAAAGCGATATTGTAACCGATCCAAAAAAATCTCCATTGGCTCCAGGAAATGAGACCATGACCAATCTTTCAATTCTTTCACTCGTCGAAAAAGATGGAATGCTACAGCGAATGCAAGACAATGAAGATGAGTTTGTAAAAAACTGGTCAATACGAGTATTTGAGAGCAAAAATCCTATAGTTACACTAGATGCAGGAAATGAATACGCTGACGGTACGTGTCCTAGTGAACCATCATACGGTCATCATTATGTGGTAGTGGCATCTCCAAAAGCAAGTGACAACTTTTCAAACATTACAGTAGATCAATGGTCAAACGTACTAGTGGTGATCCAAGACCGACTACGATGGCTCTATACACAAAAAGGTGTAACATATGTTTTAATATATGCAAACCAAGGCACAGATGCTGGAAGTATATACCCTCACCCATACTTGAACATGATGACTCTCTCTACTATACCTCCTGTAATAGAAAGAGAGATAGTTGCATCTGCTCGTATACTAAACGAAAAGGGTTTTTGTCCAATGTGTAAAATCATCGAATCAGAATCTTCTAGCCCACGACAAGTGCTACAGACAGAAGGGTTCATCTCAATCTGTCCATGGGAATCTGCACATCCATACGAACTTTGGGTATGTCCAAAACGCCACGAGACAAACTTTGCAAAGATATCTCAGAAAGAGATAAACGATCTTGCTCTTATGATGAGATCAACGCTTGGTGGACTCTCAAAGACCATAAAAAATCCTGCATACAATATTGTATTTCATCTATCCCCAGAAAAAAAACACAGCAAGCAGATACACTGGCATATTGAAATTTATCCTGTACTTGCACCTGCGTCAGGTCTTGAACGTGGATATGGAATATACATAAACGATGTATCTCCAGAGGATGCTGCAAAAAAACTCGGCGCGACAAGTAGAAAAGAACTTGCAGTCCTTGTGGGGATAGAATAA
- a CDS encoding acetyltransferase GNAT family — MNLAIRKLERGDLENGFLKSLDSLRQATGINKEKADEVFEHIESNPHHMVLVAVSDDRVVGTCTLLMENKFIHKGSKICHIEDLSVDAEYQGTGVGRSLIKAALDASAKDGCYKTLLDCQKNVAEFYEKIGFKKSAIMMRFDH, encoded by the coding sequence TTGAATCTTGCCATACGAAAATTAGAGCGGGGTGATCTTGAGAATGGTTTCTTAAAATCACTAGATTCCTTGCGTCAAGCAACAGGAATCAACAAGGAAAAAGCTGATGAGGTATTTGAACACATTGAATCAAATCCGCATCATATGGTTCTTGTGGCAGTATCAGATGATAGGGTTGTTGGCACTTGTACGCTTTTGATGGAAAACAAGTTTATTCATAAAGGCAGTAAAATCTGTCACATTGAAGATCTATCAGTGGATGCAGAGTATCAAGGGACTGGAGTTGGACGCTCTTTGATAAAGGCTGCACTAGATGCATCAGCCAAAGATGGATGCTACAAGACTCTGTTAGATTGTCAAAAAAATGTTGCAGAGTTTTACGAAAAGATTGGCTTTAAAAAATCCGCAATTATGATGAGATTTGACCACTAG
- a CDS encoding phosphoribosylaminoimidazole carboxylase, protein MALIEECGVVKKEMYRTFNMGVGLCIMAPQSEESQIRAIFKKHRIQANVIGSISSGNGVYVNSIRV, encoded by the coding sequence ATGGCACTCATTGAAGAATGTGGAGTTGTCAAAAAAGAGATGTATCGTACATTCAACATGGGAGTTGGCCTGTGCATAATGGCACCACAAAGTGAAGAATCACAGATACGTGCAATCTTTAAAAAACATAGAATTCAAGCCAACGTAATAGGCTCAATTTCATCTGGAAATGGCGTATACGTGAATTCCATTAGAGTCTAA
- a CDS encoding potassium transporter Kef, whose protein sequence is MAAEMHFIQTIIGVCILLAAAKLMSELFARIKLPIVLGELLAGMIIGPFALGMFLVYDGKPLLQIDENLRLLGEIGAIVILFMAGLEMTPREFLKGGKSSFTVGTLGVVIPFAAGYLVFQFFGFDALQSMLIATALTATSIAISIQVLNEFGKIKTPEARLIIGAAVVDDILAIAVLSVVSSIAADGGGIDNIDVVDVSFTILKVLGFFGVMLVAAIFVIPKVITPKLWKAKGSVEAIATASFFGAAAIAGSIGLSPIVGAFAVGMALSTTKVFEKVENFIGKIGLIFAPLFFAIIGAQVDFRTINFEIIGFSLLLIAVAIVTKYFGCGIPAWLFLKDRARGMRVGVGMISRGEVGLIVAGVGVSTGILTGDVYSTIVIMVAITTIITPIWLKMDYRKEARRDGAKSGTLADSKPSTT, encoded by the coding sequence ATGGCAGCTGAGATGCATTTTATACAAACGATAATTGGGGTTTGTATACTGCTAGCTGCAGCAAAACTAATGTCAGAACTATTCGCACGCATAAAACTTCCAATAGTGTTGGGGGAGCTATTGGCTGGTATGATAATCGGCCCATTTGCCTTGGGCATGTTTCTAGTCTATGATGGCAAACCACTGTTACAGATAGATGAAAATCTGAGACTGCTAGGAGAGATTGGGGCAATTGTAATACTATTCATGGCTGGTCTAGAGATGACGCCAAGGGAGTTTCTTAAAGGCGGCAAGAGTTCATTTACAGTTGGAACACTTGGTGTGGTAATTCCATTTGCAGCAGGGTATCTTGTCTTCCAGTTCTTTGGATTTGACGCACTCCAATCAATGCTTATTGCTACAGCACTTACTGCCACAAGCATTGCTATCTCTATACAAGTGCTAAATGAATTTGGTAAAATAAAAACTCCCGAAGCTAGGCTGATAATAGGTGCCGCCGTGGTAGATGACATACTTGCTATCGCAGTTCTCTCTGTTGTCTCATCCATAGCTGCAGACGGTGGAGGCATTGATAATATTGATGTAGTCGATGTTTCATTTACAATACTAAAGGTTCTTGGATTTTTCGGTGTAATGCTAGTTGCTGCAATATTTGTTATACCAAAAGTGATAACTCCAAAGCTATGGAAAGCAAAAGGCAGTGTTGAAGCTATTGCCACTGCATCGTTCTTTGGTGCTGCAGCTATTGCAGGATCCATTGGTCTTTCACCAATTGTAGGTGCATTTGCAGTTGGAATGGCACTCTCCACTACAAAGGTATTTGAAAAAGTTGAGAATTTTATTGGAAAGATTGGGCTGATATTTGCTCCACTCTTTTTTGCCATAATCGGAGCTCAAGTTGATTTTAGAACGATAAACTTTGAGATCATCGGATTCTCTCTACTCCTTATTGCTGTGGCAATCGTGACAAAATACTTTGGATGTGGTATTCCTGCATGGCTCTTTCTCAAAGACCGTGCCCGTGGCATGCGGGTAGGTGTCGGCATGATATCAAGAGGAGAGGTAGGTCTCATTGTAGCTGGAGTTGGAGTATCTACTGGCATACTGACTGGAGATGTATATTCTACTATTGTCATAATGGTTGCAATTACCACCATAATTACTCCGATTTGGTTAAAGATGGACTACCGCAAGGAAGCTAGAAGAGATGGTGCAAAATCTGGAACCCTGGCAGACTCTAAACCGTCTACAACGTAG